CAACGACCGGGATTTCAGAGCGTCCACGAAGTTCCACGCTGCAAACACGTATGCCGGGATGAGGGCAAAACGCACCGCCTCGTGCTTCTGGAAGATCCTCTTCCACACATAGAAGGGGAAGTGTCTGTTGTCAGCCAGGAGGTACTTGTGCACAAAGGTGAACTTCCACACTAGGAGCAGGCAGAGTCCTGTGATCACTAAGTAGAGCAGTGGCTGCTTCTTGAGGGTCTGGAGGAAGCGGAGAGCTCGGTGGTAGCACAGCGACGTGGGGATGGAGAAGAAGAGGGCAAAGGAGAAGAAGTAGAAGAGCTGAGGGAAGTTAAGACAGGCCTCGTGACTGGTTCTGTCCCCGATTACAATCCCATCATTCAACACGATGAACGCGATAAAACCCACGGCAACAAGAATGTACGGCCACGCCACTAGCGTCACAGCCTTCACGTGATTGGCTGTGGTCAGGAATTCCAACAGGAAACGCATCACTCTCTTCACCCCACTTACGGAGAAAGGTATCTGACAGGGCAACTTGTCATCCTTCTTCTTCGACTGTTCTGTCCTCCAGGTTTCATCCATCTTGTTGGCCACCACCGTGGCGGCACAGAACGCCACCCAGATGATGTTTGTCTGGCGGAAGAATATGGCAAAGACGCCGAGGAGTGCCGAGGCTTTGTGACAGCCATACAGGGTCATGAGGTATGTGAAGAGGATGAAGAAAGTAGATCCGACATCTGTGTAGTAAAGGAAGTTGAAGAAGTAGAGCACGGGGAAGGTAGACAGGGACAGGGCTGAGAGAACTCTGCGGGAGGCCGTCTTAGTCTGAAAGAGAAACCATGGTTGTTATGACTAACAAAATGAATGCAATTGAAGCTTTAAGGGCATTCAATCATTTTTTTAAAGGTCTTAATTTATACCAAAATTATTTGCGTAAGGTGAGTAAAAGTTGTACTGGAGCAAAAGCCATGTCTACATAAAAACAAAGCTTAGCACAATATAAAAtcagtttttttttgttggtcAAATGAAATATATTTCAACACTAACTTCCTTTTCACCCAAGtttaaacaaatctaaacatTGACATAGATTCAGAATTAATCCTAACAAAACATTATAACATATTGCTCAATATACCCAACCATTATTCCCCCAACCAGATTTAGCTGACAGCACAAAACACCAACTAAACACAATTAATGAAAAATATACCACATCACAAATGCTAGTGTGCACATTGAAGCTTTCCAGAATAGGAGCTTGCCACCCTTGGGG
Above is a genomic segment from Oncorhynchus kisutch isolate 150728-3 linkage group LG19, Okis_V2, whole genome shotgun sequence containing:
- the LOC109864386 gene encoding putative Dol-P-Glc:Glc(2)Man(9)GlcNAc(2)-PP-Dol alpha-1,2-glucosyltransferase, whose protein sequence is MEKFEGYIFTALCSTNFLVSCLLFSKITREQREPYMDEIFHVRQAQKYCYGKFNEWDPMITTLPGLYLASVGVIKPVVWLVDLTGKVVCSTAMLRFINLLFNCGILYLLYLIICKLHLKEKTKTASRRVLSALSLSTFPVLYFFNFLYYTDVGSTFFILFTYLMTLYGCHKASALLGVFAIFFRQTNIIWVAFCAATVVANKMDETWRTEQSKKKDDKLPCQIPFSVSGVKRVMRFLLEFLTTANHVKAVTLVAWPYILVAVGFIAFIVLNDGIVIGDRTSHEACLNFPQLFYFFSFALFFSIPTSLCYHRALRFLQTLKKQPLLYLVITGLCLLLVWKFTFVHKYLLADNRHFPFYVWKRIFQKHEAVRFALIPAYVFAAWNFVDALKSRSLFWILAFLVCLLAATVPQKLLEFRYFIVPYLLYRLHMPLPSLTRLVLEFLFYTAVNAATLYIFVNKTFQWPNSPAVQRFMW